CCCTCAATACCTGCATCATCTCTCCCATCAATTTCCCCTGCATCCCTTTCCACTCTCAGTTCATCTCCTCTATTCTCCGCTGCAATGCTTCCACTCATTCTTCCATCCTTGTTGATACCATTCAGCTCCAAGGATCAAGAGAGTATGAATGTTAGGTACCAGATATTACAGAGAAGGAAATTGAACTAAAATGCTTTTGTATTGatcagttctggaattctgagatGAACTCAGATCCAGTTTAGGTAActacaagaagaagaataacAGAGGCAAATTAGAGCGTGTCTCTATCTCTCCCAGCCTAAGCCCAAAGAAAATAACTGCCTACCTTCCCCTTCCGTGATTCCCTTCTTACACCCTCCACACACTCTCTCCAACTCTACCCACATGGATCCCCACGCCCCTGCTACCCCAGCAGGTGGTTAATCCTCTCACAGGGACTGATCTGGTGCATCACACCTCTTCCTCCTGCTTTCATAGACTATTACTAGCAACTGGGTCCGCATCATTGAATAAGGAGAAGGTGGACAACAGTGGAGAGAGCTAATGGAACTTTGGAGTGGGTTTGGTGCTTAGGCCATAGGGGAGAGGCTGTTCATTCAGCTCTGGTCTTGCTTGTTTGTTGCtgcatttcttcttctttttgctcATTCTGTTCTTTTTAATGTTGCTGAGCTGAACATAGCATCTGTATAGCAGAGGGTTCTTCTTGATATCTTATAACTTCACTACACTTTATGTTCCTATCGAAGACATTTGTTCAAATTTTGTGTTAAAGGAAATAATAGAGGGTCTCTGGGCTATCCATAAGGAAAGACCATGGTTTGTCCTCTCTGATGTGACTTTCAAGCGATCACCAGCCAATAAAGAAATGTCcattaattgaaaatttaagtagaagaaaagcaaatgtactacaATTCATAAAATAAATACTTACATGAGATATACTTCCATGGATTGCAGCTCTCTCTCGTAGTAACTGCATCCTTGGTGACATGCTACCCGATGTCTGCCAGAAGAAGGTAAGTCTAGTACTTCTGTAAGAAAATACTCTATGTAATTTAACTCAGATCATACTCAAGATTCACCTTAAAGTCAGAAATATCATCTCTCacagaagtcaaaagctctgcATGTTCCCTCATTGAGTTTATGTTCCCCTTAATACGCCTAAATTCCTGAATAGAATAACAACCAACATGTAAATATGCTTCGAGTCAACTAATTAGAGTAAATATACATTTTTTCGTGCAGAAtccatttaattaaattaatgatGTAGTTTACAAAATCTTCTTAGTTCCTAAGCTTTCTCAACATAACAAAAAATTGGTACAACAGTAGGAAGGGCTTAGCCACAAAGAACCAAAAATAATTATCACATTAAAACGAAATGATGATATTGTATAACTATATGAAGCCCATATATAACAAATTAGGTAAAGTACCGGCATCATATGGGTATCCAATACTAAACCCTTATGATATGCCTTAGATATGTATGCACAGATATCCTctgatttaatttaaaattgttTTATTGGCTGATATGTCTGGATACAATACCAGTACAACTTATCTTGGCTAGAAAAAACTTATACCGTTTAAAATACAATACCCTGATTTCTTTCATAAATTAAAACCAGAATATTTAAATATAGTCCACCAGCACTTCGTTCTCCTCTCTAACAAGTCAAAGCATTGCAAATTTTCAAGTAAGAAGATAGCAAAATGCAAAAAATCTTAGAGAACAACTGAACAAGGGGTGTCATATTCATCCTCTGAACAAGAAATATCTAAGTTATCATGTGTCATGTAAAACAAACAGTGCATACTTCTCTAATCTACAACATTGCCAGAGATTCATTCTTTTTGAACTGAATGAAAATTGAAAGCTGAAACTTGAAACTGAACTGCGCAAAATAGGAATTTGATATAAACATACCTGGGTAAACTCATGAAGAATGTCTCTGTGCCTAGCCAACTTTTGAGTTACAGAAGTAGCTGGTCCAGCAGATGCAGCACATCTACTCATTGAATCATTTATGTCTAATAGTTTCTCCAGCAAGGACTGGATTTCCATCTCCATGGACTTCCAAGACCTACTGGACCCAAGAGGTGGTGAACCACCATCCACATAACCTAATAACAAAAGgtatatttttataattcatAAACATACTACTTCCAGACCAAATGTATTCAATTCATTACAAGGTGCTTCAAGATTATTAATTTGGAAGTGAGAATAAGTTATATTTACTTCCTTCTGTCCAATTTACAAACTTTAGGTCTGTTCAGTTTGACAAaacttttttctttgtttttgtttaaaTCCCACATAAACTAAAGACATGTTCAGAATAGTTCTTATAATGCTTGGACAATTCTCGCCCTTAATCTAGCTTTTGGTGTTGAGTTAACCCTAGCCCAAATCCTAATAGCTTTCACTTCTAATTTTCACTAATAATTACAAAAATGACATCTTTCTATCAAGAATAAACATTTTGAGGTGTGGCACTATATGAAgggtaaatatatttttttgggtcTTAACGAAGGTATTCCCACAGTTGATAGCCGTGAGACGTCCCACGGTCACCAAACTAAGCGCTATGGTGCTGGccaatgagtttttttattcaCAAGAGTTGAAAATCGAAAACCCAACCACAACGACAAACCACTTGGTTAACAAGTAAATATCATAACCATATGAACAATAGACAATTGTAATACCAATTATGATATTTCTATACCTGTTTACCAATGATCTAATTATTGGTTGGCAACACTTAATGTTTGGTAAACGCTTCATTCTTATAAAAAATTGTCAGTAAGTTAACTTAATCAGTAACTAACTCATCATTCATCAATAATCAGGCGCAGAATATTACGTGCAAGCGCAACAATTCAATCAGAACAGCACAATGCCTAGATAAACAAAATTACTAAATACAAAGGACTAAAAGTCTAAAATACATTGAGAACTAAGAACCACTCACTTGCAAACAGGAAATTAAAAagcagaaaataataaaaattgaagaaaaaaaaacacaatttacATTTATCT
This portion of the Lotus japonicus ecotype B-129 chromosome 3, LjGifu_v1.2 genome encodes:
- the LOC130749176 gene encoding Golgi SNAP receptor complex member 1-2 — its product is MRDSNLELQESGWEELRKEARKIEGDLDVKLSSYAKLGARFTQGGYVDGGSPPLGSSRSWKSMEMEIQSLLEKLLDINDSMSRCAASAGPATSVTQKLARHRDILHEFTQEFRRIKGNINSMREHAELLTSVRDDISDFKTSGSMSPRMQLLRERAAIHGSISHIDDVISQAQATRSVLGSQRALFGDVQGKVKVLGDKFPIIRSLLGSIRRKRSRDTLILSAVIAACTLFLIIYWLSK